In the genome of Dehalococcoidia bacterium, one region contains:
- a CDS encoding histidine phosphatase family protein has translation MIEDTVPDTSPLLRPRPALLVVVRHGESLRNTYDVHSGLQQMPPEIASTPDHLIPLTAEGERQARCTGEGLRAEFGAFDTIYHSPWLRTTQTAHLIAEALPAGAALRRNLFLTEQHFGQLDPAIWPQRLQRYEAAYKLFELQREIMGRFYCRPPDGESWADVCIRTHQFLGILFRPEHAGKRVLLITHGVTQQSFRYHLEYPTEEQLVEEYERDRNRNCGVGAYTHSPQTGWTLLYWNKTYF, from the coding sequence ATGATCGAGGACACGGTCCCGGACACATCACCGCTGCTGCGTCCGCGGCCGGCGCTGCTGGTCGTGGTGCGGCACGGGGAGTCGCTGCGCAACACCTACGACGTCCACAGCGGCCTGCAGCAGATGCCGCCCGAGATCGCCAGCACACCCGATCACCTGATCCCGTTGACGGCCGAGGGCGAACGCCAGGCACGCTGTACCGGCGAGGGGCTGCGGGCAGAGTTCGGCGCTTTCGACACGATCTACCACAGCCCCTGGCTGCGCACCACGCAAACCGCGCACCTGATCGCAGAGGCGCTGCCTGCCGGCGCGGCGCTGCGCCGCAACCTCTTCCTGACCGAGCAGCACTTCGGCCAGCTCGATCCGGCGATCTGGCCCCAGCGGCTGCAACGCTACGAGGCCGCCTACAAGCTGTTCGAGCTGCAGCGGGAGATCATGGGCCGCTTCTACTGCCGCCCGCCCGACGGCGAAAGCTGGGCCGACGTCTGCATTCGCACGCACCAGTTTCTCGGCATCCTTTTCCGGCCCGAGCACGCCGGCAAGCGCGTGCTGCTGATTACGCACGGCGTCACGCAGCAGAGCTTTCGCTATCACCTCGAGTATCCGACCGAAGAGCAGCTCGTCGAAGAGTATGAGCGCGACCGCAACCGCAACTGCGGCGTCGGCGCCTATACGCACTCGCCGCAGACCGGCTGGACTCTGCTCTACTGGAACAAGACCTATTTCTGA
- a CDS encoding substrate-binding domain-containing protein, translating into MRCGARALRLLAGLLLAGILIACSSNSANNKNSKATNAPAATSASATVAASVQSTSAPASPAAATAASVSTSPAAAAKPKNTTLLLSTTTSTQDSGLLDVLIPLFEKQTGYQVKTAAVGSGEALKRGELGEADVLLVHSPAAELDYMSRNQGINRRLVMHNDFIIVGPASDPAHIKGMTKAVDALKAIVAAKATFISRGDNSGTNALELQLWKQAGIDPKGQSWYLESGQGMGATLTITAEKQAYTISDRATYLATRAQTQLGIVVEKDGMLLNIYHVIQVNPANHTGLNVEGARAFSEFMVSPDTQKVIAGFGVEKYGQQLFIPDAGKTDQQVQQGG; encoded by the coding sequence ATGCGGTGCGGCGCCCGCGCTCTACGCCTGCTCGCTGGCTTGCTGCTGGCCGGCATCCTGATCGCCTGCTCAAGCAATTCGGCAAACAACAAGAACAGCAAGGCCACGAACGCCCCGGCGGCAACCAGCGCCTCCGCCACCGTTGCCGCAAGCGTGCAAAGCACTTCGGCGCCTGCGTCGCCGGCGGCGGCCACGGCGGCGAGCGTCAGCACCAGTCCGGCCGCGGCCGCGAAGCCGAAGAACACGACCCTCCTTCTCTCCACCACGACCAGCACCCAGGACAGCGGACTGCTCGACGTGCTGATCCCGCTCTTTGAGAAGCAGACCGGCTACCAGGTCAAGACCGCTGCGGTCGGCTCCGGCGAGGCGCTGAAGCGCGGTGAGCTGGGCGAGGCCGACGTCTTGCTGGTGCACTCGCCCGCGGCCGAGCTGGACTACATGTCGCGCAACCAGGGCATCAACCGCCGGCTCGTCATGCACAACGACTTCATTATCGTCGGGCCGGCCTCGGATCCGGCGCACATCAAGGGCATGACGAAGGCCGTGGACGCGCTCAAGGCGATCGTGGCGGCGAAGGCGACGTTCATCAGCCGCGGCGACAACTCGGGCACCAACGCGCTCGAGCTGCAGCTCTGGAAGCAGGCCGGCATCGATCCCAAGGGCCAGAGCTGGTACCTGGAAAGCGGCCAGGGTATGGGCGCGACGCTGACGATCACGGCTGAGAAACAGGCGTACACGATCAGCGACCGCGCCACCTACCTGGCCACCAGGGCCCAGACACAGCTCGGCATCGTGGTCGAGAAGGACGGCATGCTGCTCAACATCTACCACGTCATCCAGGTGAACCCGGCCAACCACACCGGCCTCAACGTGGAGGGCGCGCGGGCCTTCTCGGAGTTCATGGTCTCGCCGGACACGCAGAAGGTGATCGCCGGCTTTGGCGTCGAGAAGTACGGGCAGCAACTGTTCATTCCCGACGCGGGTAAGACGGATCAGCAGGTGCAGCAGGGCGGCTGA
- a CDS encoding ABC transporter permease, translating into MQFVWDGFIDALRRLLSGDAETYRITWLSLQVSGVATLISLAIGAPLGVLLALAHFPGRRLAIALVNTGMGFPPVVVGTFVSLMLFRHGPLGFLRLFLTVRGMIMAQTIIAAPLVCGFTLAAIGGLDSGVLLQIRALGASRLQSALLLVREARLGMLAAVMAGFGAVISEVGATIAVGGNIKDQTRTLTGAIVLENGRGEFDQAIALSIILMALIFAVNLVLTAAQQRRA; encoded by the coding sequence GTGCAGTTCGTTTGGGATGGGTTCATCGATGCGCTGCGCCGCCTGCTCTCAGGCGACGCCGAGACCTACCGCATTACCTGGCTCTCGCTGCAGGTATCGGGCGTCGCCACGCTGATCAGCCTGGCGATCGGCGCGCCGTTGGGCGTGCTGCTGGCGCTGGCACACTTCCCCGGCCGCCGGCTGGCGATCGCACTGGTGAACACGGGCATGGGCTTCCCGCCCGTGGTGGTGGGAACCTTCGTCTCGCTGATGCTCTTCCGCCACGGTCCGCTCGGCTTCCTGCGCCTCTTTCTCACCGTGCGCGGCATGATCATGGCGCAGACGATCATTGCCGCGCCGCTGGTTTGCGGCTTCACGCTGGCGGCGATCGGCGGCCTCGACAGCGGCGTGCTGTTGCAAATCCGCGCGCTGGGCGCCTCGCGTTTGCAGAGCGCCCTGCTGCTCGTGCGCGAAGCGCGGCTCGGCATGCTGGCGGCGGTGATGGCCGGCTTCGGCGCGGTGATCTCCGAGGTTGGCGCGACGATCGCCGTCGGCGGCAATATCAAGGACCAGACGCGCACGCTCACCGGCGCGATCGTGCTGGAGAACGGCCGCGGCGAGTTCGACCAGGCGATCGCGCTCTCGATCATCCTCATGGCCCTGATCTTCGCCGTGAACCTGGTGCTCACGGCAGCGCAGCAGCGCCGTGCTTGA
- a CDS encoding ATP-binding cassette domain-containing protein — MLEVAAADVAAQAQDRGGAPGGDRPAVRLELRGIRVRRGERQVLEVERLTLGAGQVLAVLGPNGAGKTTLLHVCGFLLAPAAGEVVLDGAAVRGTPLTARRRATLLLQSPVLLAGSALQNVELGLRLRGLRRGVRRERALEWLARFGVAHLASRPARALSGGEAQRVALARALAFEPEIVLLDEPFTAMDQPTREELTGAAVAELRRMGAATVFVTHDRGEALQLADRAIVLAEGRVRQEGPPAELRERPVDALVAAFMSGVSAGRANR; from the coding sequence GTGCTTGAGGTTGCGGCGGCAGACGTGGCTGCTCAGGCGCAGGACCGCGGCGGGGCGCCGGGCGGCGATCGCCCTGCGGTACGACTGGAGTTGCGCGGCATTCGTGTGCGCCGCGGCGAACGCCAGGTGCTCGAAGTCGAGCGGCTGACGCTCGGCGCCGGTCAGGTCCTGGCCGTGCTCGGCCCGAACGGCGCCGGGAAGACCACGCTGCTGCACGTCTGCGGCTTCCTGCTGGCCCCGGCCGCCGGCGAGGTTGTGCTCGACGGCGCAGCGGTGCGCGGCACTCCCCTGACGGCGCGCCGTCGCGCCACGTTGCTGCTGCAATCGCCCGTGCTGCTCGCCGGCTCGGCGCTGCAAAACGTGGAGTTAGGGTTGCGGTTGCGAGGGCTGCGGAGAGGGGTGCGACGCGAGCGGGCGCTGGAGTGGCTCGCGCGCTTCGGCGTCGCGCACCTGGCGTCGCGGCCGGCACGGGCGCTCTCCGGCGGCGAGGCGCAGCGCGTGGCGCTGGCGCGGGCGCTGGCCTTTGAGCCAGAGATTGTCCTGCTGGACGAGCCGTTCACGGCGATGGACCAGCCCACGCGCGAGGAGCTGACCGGCGCCGCCGTGGCCGAGCTGCGTCGAATGGGCGCGGCCACGGTCTTTGTCACCCACGACCGCGGGGAGGCGCTGCAACTCGCCGACCGCGCGATTGTGCTGGCAGAGGGCCGCGTGCGACAGGAAGGCCCGCCGGCCGAGCTGCGCGAGCGACCCGTGGACGCGCTGGTCGCCGCCTTCATGAGCGGCGTATCCGCCGGGCGGGCGAACCGTTAG
- a CDS encoding plastocyanin/azurin family copper-binding protein, with translation MHAIKERLFVPVLLMATLPLLFAAACASSNNNSSSARTNTGNAAASVAPVGAALTASPAGGASEAAEIKGIAFPASITVKPGTTVTWTNHDSVSHTVTSDAGQAQSFDSNTLAPNGAFSVTFAKAGTYHYHCNIHASMHGTVVVSDTASGAAAPATAAPAKSSSPYDPGYKY, from the coding sequence ATGCACGCGATCAAGGAACGGCTCTTCGTCCCGGTGCTGCTGATGGCGACCCTGCCGCTCCTGTTCGCGGCGGCATGCGCCTCCAGCAACAACAATTCCAGCAGCGCAAGAACCAACACCGGCAACGCCGCGGCGTCCGTCGCCCCGGTCGGCGCCGCCCTCACGGCATCGCCTGCGGGCGGTGCGAGCGAAGCGGCCGAAATCAAGGGCATCGCCTTTCCGGCCTCGATTACGGTCAAGCCCGGGACCACGGTGACCTGGACAAACCACGACAGCGTCTCGCACACCGTCACCTCGGATGCGGGCCAGGCGCAGAGCTTCGATTCGAACACGCTCGCGCCGAACGGCGCCTTTTCAGTCACGTTTGCGAAGGCCGGCACCTATCACTATCACTGCAACATCCACGCCAGCATGCACGGCACCGTGGTCGTCAGCGACACGGCAAGCGGCGCGGCGGCGCCTGCAACGGCTGCCCCGGCCAAATCGTCCTCGCCCTACGATCCGGGCTACAAGTACTAA